A genomic segment from Kyrpidia tusciae DSM 2912 encodes:
- the pknB gene encoding Stk1 family PASTA domain-containing Ser/Thr kinase, giving the protein MIGRLLGGRYQIEQAVGGGGMSVVYRALDTVLGRRVAVKVLRSQFGDDADFIRRFRREAQAAASLSHPNIVNIFDVGTDGDDHFIVMEYVEGHTLKEWIQQRGPLPVEEVVEIGRQVCAALAHAHDRGIVHRDIKPHNILITDARVVKVTDFGIARAITANTITYAGSVIGSVHYFSPEQARGEMTDIKSDIYSLGVVLYEMVTGHLPFSGDSPISVALKHVREPLVEPRQLIPGIPQSMENVILRAMAKNPLDRYDSVREMAADLDVVLELKDVPKFVPQHGDGQSEETRLYTPVSGAENSADRKAADEAAKPRRRGWSYVKRAALWTLAVLLVMAVLGVGAYYAFTTWMRVPDVTMPNVVGKPYADAVAQLTQSGFSQNNIQRVDMPSNAVPPGAVFKQDPDAGITVKANRSITLWVSIGQETVAMPAVENMPLSQAKQLLKQNGIPDSQIAVNYEYSDQPKDTVIRQYPREEVAVVPGKDQVQLVVSQGPQLVTVPNVVGSTEQDARQQLTAAGLTVGKVQTQPDYKAPSGVVIQQAPYKPGDQVPKGRAVDLWVSSGYPQDAKTAVFPVAVAIPPGHPPVQVKIVVTDAREANQTVVSETTSVSKVYPVQVVLSPDTGADIKWYVDGQQQGEKVIPYNGT; this is encoded by the coding sequence GTGATCGGACGCTTGCTGGGTGGTCGATATCAGATTGAACAGGCGGTGGGCGGAGGCGGCATGTCGGTGGTGTACCGGGCACTGGACACCGTCCTGGGGCGCCGGGTGGCTGTCAAGGTATTGCGCAGCCAATTTGGCGACGATGCGGACTTTATCCGCCGTTTTCGCCGGGAGGCTCAGGCGGCCGCTTCATTATCCCATCCGAATATCGTGAATATCTTTGACGTCGGCACTGACGGGGACGATCATTTTATCGTCATGGAGTACGTCGAAGGTCATACCCTTAAAGAGTGGATCCAACAGCGGGGACCCCTTCCGGTGGAAGAAGTGGTGGAGATCGGAAGACAAGTGTGCGCGGCCTTGGCCCATGCCCACGATCGCGGCATCGTCCATCGAGACATCAAGCCCCATAATATTTTGATCACCGATGCCCGGGTTGTCAAAGTGACCGATTTCGGCATCGCCCGGGCAATCACGGCGAACACGATTACCTATGCGGGATCGGTGATCGGGTCTGTGCATTATTTTTCACCCGAGCAAGCCCGGGGAGAGATGACTGATATTAAATCAGACATCTATTCCCTGGGGGTCGTGCTATATGAGATGGTCACCGGCCATCTGCCTTTCTCCGGGGATTCGCCCATCAGTGTGGCCTTGAAGCACGTGCGGGAACCCCTGGTGGAGCCTCGCCAACTCATTCCCGGAATTCCCCAAAGTATGGAGAACGTGATTCTGCGCGCCATGGCCAAAAATCCGCTGGATCGGTATGATTCAGTTAGAGAAATGGCGGCGGATCTCGATGTCGTCCTCGAACTGAAGGATGTCCCGAAATTCGTTCCCCAGCACGGTGACGGGCAGTCCGAGGAGACGCGATTGTACACACCGGTGTCCGGCGCCGAGAACAGTGCTGATCGAAAGGCGGCGGACGAGGCGGCCAAACCCCGGCGTCGCGGCTGGTCTTATGTGAAACGGGCGGCATTGTGGACGTTGGCGGTGCTTCTCGTCATGGCGGTGCTGGGGGTTGGGGCGTATTATGCATTTACAACCTGGATGCGGGTGCCCGACGTCACCATGCCGAATGTCGTGGGGAAACCTTACGCCGATGCGGTGGCCCAACTCACACAAAGCGGATTTTCTCAAAATAACATCCAGCGGGTGGACATGCCGAGCAATGCGGTGCCTCCTGGAGCGGTGTTCAAACAAGATCCCGATGCTGGAATTACGGTGAAAGCGAACCGCTCCATTACCCTGTGGGTGAGCATCGGCCAGGAAACCGTGGCTATGCCGGCGGTGGAAAACATGCCGCTCTCCCAGGCGAAACAACTGCTTAAACAAAACGGGATTCCGGATTCTCAGATCGCGGTGAATTATGAGTACAGCGACCAGCCGAAAGACACGGTGATCCGGCAATATCCCCGGGAAGAAGTGGCGGTGGTCCCCGGTAAGGACCAAGTGCAACTGGTGGTCAGCCAGGGGCCTCAATTGGTGACCGTGCCGAATGTGGTGGGCAGCACGGAACAAGATGCCCGGCAACAGTTGACGGCAGCCGGGTTGACCGTGGGCAAAGTCCAAACCCAGCCCGATTATAAAGCGCCGAGCGGAGTGGTGATTCAACAGGCGCCTTACAAGCCCGGGGACCAGGTCCCCAAGGGCCGGGCGGTGGATTTGTGGGTTTCCAGCGGTTATCCCCAAGACGCGAAAACCGCAGTGTTTCCGGTGGCGGTGGCCATTCCGCCCGGTCATCCGCCCGTTCAGGTGAAGATTGTGGTTACGGACGCCCGAGAGGCCAATCAAACGGTGGTCTCGGAGACGACATCGGTGAGTAAAGTGTATCCGGTGCAGGTGGTTCTCAGCCCGGATACGGGCGCGGATATCAAGTGGTACGTGGATGGACAGCAACAGGGAGAAAAAGTGATCCCGTACAATGGAACGTAG
- the def gene encoding peptide deformylase: MAIRIIRLQGDPILREKAKPVSKVTPNIQRLIDDMADTMYNADGIGLAAPQVGILKRVIVADIGEGLLGLVNPEVVLEEGEQTGPEGCLSIPGIQADVTRAHHVIVRAQDRNGEPLVVDAEGLLARCLLHEIDHLDGILFLDRVTDPRSIRRVET; the protein is encoded by the coding sequence GTGGCGATACGAATCATCCGTTTGCAAGGGGATCCGATACTGCGGGAAAAGGCCAAACCGGTCAGCAAGGTCACCCCGAACATTCAGCGGCTGATCGACGATATGGCGGACACGATGTACAATGCCGATGGAATCGGTCTGGCGGCTCCCCAAGTGGGGATTCTGAAGCGGGTCATCGTCGCAGATATTGGCGAAGGCCTGCTCGGGTTGGTGAATCCGGAGGTCGTATTGGAGGAAGGCGAACAGACCGGGCCAGAGGGTTGCTTGAGCATCCCCGGCATCCAGGCGGATGTCACCCGGGCTCATCATGTGATCGTGCGGGCCCAGGATCGGAACGGGGAACCCCTCGTGGTGGACGCCGAGGGACTCCTGGCCCGCTGTTTGCTCCACGAAATCGACCACCTGGACGGGATTCTTTTTCTCGACCGGGTGACCGATCCGCGTTCCATCCGGAGGGTCGAAACGTGA
- the rlmN gene encoding 23S rRNA (adenine(2503)-C(2))-methyltransferase RlmN, with protein MTEQNTQSKGREPWIHLYGLTLAELRTWLEEQGEPGYRAAQLFDWMYKKRVTSVDAMTNLPKALRNVLRERARLGTMEELTRQVSKKDGTTKFLFRLFDGATVETVLMRHSYGHSVCVSSQVGCHMGCQFCASTLGGLVRNLEAGEMVEQVLACQRMLDQQGQRVSSVVVMGSGEPLENYGATLRFIRLITADEGLRIGQRHITVSTSGMVPAIRKLAEERLQITLAVSLHASNDEVRSRLMPINRAYPIAVLLEACREYWEKTGRRLTFEYALIGGINDRLDQADELADRLRGLPCHVNLIPVNYVPERRFDRTPRRQVEAFRERLERHGISCTVRREMGADIAAACGQLRAGYELTEA; from the coding sequence GTGACTGAACAAAACACCCAGAGCAAAGGCCGCGAGCCGTGGATTCACTTGTACGGTCTGACGCTGGCTGAGCTCCGGACGTGGCTGGAGGAACAGGGTGAACCGGGGTACCGGGCCGCGCAACTGTTCGATTGGATGTATAAAAAGCGCGTGACGAGTGTGGATGCGATGACCAATCTCCCCAAGGCCCTGCGAAATGTGCTTCGGGAGAGGGCCCGGCTCGGGACCATGGAGGAACTGACCCGTCAGGTGTCGAAAAAGGATGGGACGACAAAATTCCTCTTTCGCCTATTCGACGGGGCGACGGTGGAAACGGTGCTCATGCGCCATTCTTATGGCCACAGCGTGTGTGTTTCCTCTCAGGTAGGCTGTCATATGGGGTGTCAGTTCTGCGCATCGACTTTGGGCGGATTGGTTCGGAACTTGGAAGCCGGCGAGATGGTGGAACAGGTTCTCGCATGCCAGCGCATGCTCGATCAACAGGGGCAGCGGGTCTCATCCGTGGTGGTGATGGGGTCTGGAGAACCGCTGGAGAATTATGGGGCCACCCTTCGCTTTATCCGTTTGATCACCGCTGATGAGGGACTGCGCATCGGACAGCGACATATTACCGTCTCCACGAGTGGCATGGTGCCCGCCATCCGAAAGTTGGCGGAGGAGCGCCTTCAGATCACTTTGGCGGTATCGCTGCACGCCTCGAACGACGAGGTGCGCAGTCGCCTCATGCCCATCAACCGCGCCTACCCCATCGCCGTCTTGTTGGAGGCCTGCCGGGAGTATTGGGAAAAGACCGGGAGACGCCTGACCTTTGAGTATGCTCTCATCGGTGGAATCAACGATCGACTGGATCAGGCGGATGAACTGGCGGATCGGCTCAGGGGTTTGCCGTGTCATGTGAACCTCATTCCGGTCAATTACGTACCGGAGCGCCGGTTCGACCGGACCCCGCGCCGGCAGGTGGAAGCGTTTCGCGAGCGGTTGGAGCGGCACGGGATTTCTTGCACCGTTCGCCGAGAGATGGGAGCGGATATCGCCGCGGCCTGTGGGCAGTTGCGGGCGGGTTATGAGTTGACGGAGGCGTAG
- the rsgA gene encoding ribosome small subunit-dependent GTPase A, with product MPEGAQGRIVRVVAGFYDVDLKGRTVRCRARGVLKKRGMHPVVGDEVRVHLSGLSEGVVEDVLARTNILVRPPVANVDLAVLVFSIREPDLNRHLLDRLLVSVELQNVPALLCWSKADLLQDRADFEREVSVYGRLGYPTLYASSLTGEGIDALRTRLRGKVSVLAGQSGVGKSSLINALHPGLNRAVGDVSRRLGRGRHTTRQVELLRLEENTYVADTPGFGVLAFDKDLEPEKLSKGFPELVEVGRNCRYRGCLHEEEEGCAVPAALAEGRIDPLRYDHYREWLKELREAREERYR from the coding sequence GTGCCGGAGGGGGCACAGGGCCGGATTGTCCGGGTGGTGGCCGGATTCTACGACGTAGATCTCAAAGGGCGAACGGTGCGCTGCCGCGCCCGGGGTGTTCTAAAGAAGCGGGGGATGCATCCCGTGGTCGGAGACGAGGTGCGTGTCCATCTGTCCGGGCTCTCCGAGGGCGTGGTGGAGGACGTGCTGGCTCGGACAAACATCTTGGTCCGCCCCCCAGTGGCGAACGTGGACTTGGCTGTGCTGGTCTTTTCCATCCGGGAACCCGATCTGAATCGCCACCTTCTCGACCGCCTGCTCGTGTCTGTGGAGTTGCAAAACGTCCCCGCTTTGCTGTGCTGGAGTAAAGCGGACCTCCTTCAGGACCGGGCCGATTTTGAAAGGGAGGTGTCGGTATACGGGCGATTGGGGTACCCGACCCTGTACGCGTCCTCCCTGACCGGGGAGGGCATCGATGCCCTTCGCACCCGGTTGCGAGGAAAGGTGAGCGTCCTCGCCGGTCAGTCCGGAGTGGGCAAATCCAGCTTGATCAACGCTCTGCATCCCGGGTTGAATCGGGCCGTGGGCGACGTCAGCCGGCGTCTGGGCAGGGGTCGCCACACCACCCGGCAGGTGGAGCTCCTCCGATTGGAAGAGAATACTTATGTCGCCGATACGCCGGGGTTTGGGGTTTTGGCCTTCGACAAGGACTTGGAGCCTGAAAAGCTGTCGAAGGGATTTCCGGAACTGGTAGAGGTGGGCAGAAACTGTCGATACCGCGGTTGCCTGCACGAAGAAGAGGAGGGGTGCGCGGTCCCCGCGGCCCTGGCCGAGGGGCGGATCGATCCTTTGCGTTATGACCATTATCGGGAATGGCTGAAAGAACTGCGCGAGGCTCGGGAAGAGCGATACCGCTGA
- the rpmB gene encoding 50S ribosomal protein L28 — MAKRCEICGRGPATGHAVSHSHILTKRRWMPNIHKIRAEVGGSVRRIRVCARCLKAGKVKRAL, encoded by the coding sequence ATGGCCAAGCGTTGTGAAATCTGTGGACGTGGGCCGGCGACCGGGCACGCGGTGAGCCACTCCCATATACTCACGAAACGCCGCTGGATGCCCAACATCCACAAGATTAGGGCGGAGGTCGGCGGCAGTGTTCGCCGCATTCGGGTGTGTGCCCGCTGCCTGAAGGCCGGAAAGGTCAAAAGGGCTCTTTGA
- the spoVM gene encoding stage V sporulation protein SpoVM produces the protein MCWWPAQRCLDGRTEKKRWAISWRRLHTFSPRRNIHKEQWDRNAFERRASPSTDTGGGGGVFVRFYTIKLPRFLGEIVKAILNAFHKD, from the coding sequence ATGTGCTGGTGGCCGGCTCAGCGGTGTTTGGACGGGCGGACCGAAAAAAAGCGTTGGGCGATATCCTGGAGGCGATTGCACACATTTAGCCCGAGAAGGAATATACATAAAGAGCAATGGGACCGCAACGCGTTTGAAAGAAGGGCCAGTCCGAGTACGGATACCGGAGGCGGAGGAGGGGTTTTTGTGCGCTTTTATACCATCAAACTGCCTCGTTTCCTTGGGGAGATCGTAAAAGCGATTCTGAACGCCTTTCACAAAGACTAA
- the fmt gene encoding methionyl-tRNA formyltransferase, with translation MTNVLFMGTPEFAVPSLKALVKAGWKVGAVVTRPDRPVGRRQVPSPPAVKRAAEELGLPVWQPERVKDGEFLQRVRDLAPEVAVTAAYGRILPQELLDLPPRGCLNIHASLLPRYRGAAPIQRCLMDGQDRTGITIMKMVQALDAGPIVAQEELAVGEEDDAGTLTERLAELGARLLVDVLPRWLAGEIEPREQDESLATYAPPLRREDEKIDWSQAALAIHNRIRALRPWAGGYTLHRGKVLKIWRTTVEERTGSFGAPGEILVVERSGVLVAAGAGALWLHQVQPESKNRMEAEAWARGRRIETGEALGK, from the coding sequence GTGACCAACGTATTGTTCATGGGCACGCCGGAGTTTGCCGTTCCCTCCCTGAAGGCGTTAGTCAAGGCGGGGTGGAAGGTGGGGGCGGTGGTGACCCGCCCAGACCGCCCGGTGGGGCGCCGTCAGGTCCCGTCGCCGCCGGCGGTCAAGCGCGCCGCCGAGGAGTTGGGTCTCCCCGTTTGGCAACCCGAACGGGTGAAAGACGGGGAGTTTTTACAGCGTGTTCGGGACCTGGCCCCGGAGGTGGCGGTGACCGCCGCCTATGGGCGGATCCTTCCTCAAGAACTGCTCGATCTGCCACCCCGGGGATGTTTGAACATCCACGCGTCTCTGTTGCCCAGATACCGCGGGGCTGCGCCGATACAGCGGTGCTTGATGGACGGACAGGACCGGACGGGCATCACCATCATGAAAATGGTGCAAGCTTTGGACGCGGGGCCGATTGTCGCTCAGGAAGAACTGGCGGTGGGCGAGGAGGATGACGCCGGCACGTTGACCGAGCGCCTGGCCGAGTTGGGGGCGCGGCTCCTGGTGGACGTGCTGCCGAGATGGTTGGCCGGGGAAATCGAACCCCGGGAACAGGACGAATCTTTGGCCACCTATGCACCTCCCCTTCGCCGGGAGGACGAGAAGATCGACTGGTCGCAAGCGGCCCTGGCGATCCACAACCGAATTCGGGCTCTGCGCCCGTGGGCGGGTGGTTACACCCTCCACCGGGGCAAGGTGTTGAAAATTTGGCGGACGACCGTTGAGGAGCGCACCGGGAGTTTCGGCGCACCCGGTGAGATCCTGGTCGTGGAACGGAGCGGGGTGTTGGTGGCAGCAGGGGCGGGAGCCCTGTGGCTGCACCAGGTTCAGCCCGAAAGCAAGAATCGGATGGAGGCGGAAGCGTGGGCGCGGGGAAGGCGCATCGAAACTGGGGAGGCTCTGGGGAAGTGA
- a CDS encoding Asp23/Gls24 family envelope stress response protein produces MPKELQTAIGKIFIVEDVIATIAGTAAMECYGLAGMASRRQVKDSLTEFLGRDNPGRGVEVQIRDDKTVVDLHIIVVYGMKISEVAHNVIEKVRYTLQDTLGITPDRINVYVQGVRVPEEK; encoded by the coding sequence ATGCCGAAAGAACTGCAGACCGCGATTGGGAAGATTTTCATTGTCGAAGACGTCATTGCCACGATTGCAGGGACCGCAGCCATGGAGTGTTACGGGTTGGCGGGGATGGCCTCCCGACGCCAGGTCAAAGACAGCCTGACAGAGTTTTTGGGCCGGGACAACCCTGGTCGAGGCGTGGAGGTACAGATTCGGGATGACAAGACCGTGGTGGATCTCCACATCATTGTCGTGTACGGCATGAAAATTTCCGAAGTAGCCCACAATGTGATCGAAAAGGTGCGGTACACCTTGCAGGATACCCTCGGAATCACCCCGGATCGCATCAACGTGTACGTTCAGGGCGTTCGGGTGCCGGAAGAGAAGTAG
- a CDS encoding Stp1/IreP family PP2C-type Ser/Thr phosphatase — protein sequence MQVEVAARSHVGLVRSINQDGYAIHMDLEPLKAALLADGMGGHRAGEVASQLAIDVIGRQLHSSTGPAGQRLLEAIREANRVVYERSHDPSATDLAGMGTTVVAALFDEREIWVGHIGDSRAYLIAGAAIRQLTDDHSLVNELRKSGELSEAESRVHPRRNVLTRALGMEPRVEVDIARVSWEAGGILLLCSDGLSNMVEEGEILETMRVGTVPLEGRLDRLIEAALGRGGPDNITVVAVEHGAPGERGDRL from the coding sequence ATGCAGGTGGAAGTCGCGGCCAGGTCCCATGTGGGTTTGGTGCGCTCGATCAATCAGGATGGGTATGCCATCCACATGGATTTAGAACCGTTAAAAGCGGCCCTCCTAGCCGATGGCATGGGCGGCCACCGGGCAGGGGAGGTGGCGAGCCAGTTGGCCATCGACGTGATCGGCCGCCAGCTCCACAGCTCGACCGGTCCGGCGGGGCAACGTTTACTCGAAGCCATCCGGGAGGCGAACCGGGTGGTTTACGAGCGGTCCCACGATCCTTCCGCCACAGACTTGGCGGGCATGGGCACCACTGTGGTGGCCGCCCTGTTTGACGAGCGGGAGATCTGGGTGGGTCATATCGGCGACAGTCGGGCCTACCTGATCGCCGGGGCGGCTATCCGCCAGTTGACCGATGATCACTCTTTGGTGAACGAGCTCCGCAAAAGCGGGGAATTGAGCGAGGCAGAAAGCCGGGTTCACCCGAGGCGCAACGTGTTGACCCGGGCCCTGGGCATGGAACCCCGGGTTGAAGTGGATATCGCCCGGGTTTCCTGGGAAGCGGGCGGCATCTTGCTCCTTTGCTCCGACGGGCTGTCCAATATGGTGGAAGAGGGCGAGATTCTGGAGACGATGCGGGTTGGAACGGTCCCGCTGGAAGGGCGGCTCGATCGTTTGATCGAAGCGGCCCTGGGAAGGGGCGGACCCGACAACATTACGGTGGTGGCGGTGGAGCATGGGGCGCCCGGGGAGCGGGGGGATCGCCTGTGA
- the rsmB gene encoding 16S rRNA (cytosine(967)-C(5))-methyltransferase RsmB — translation MGAGKAHRNWGGSGEVSPDARAANPVRDPRRRVSGRAGAVSPARRGAFEVLLLVEERRAYSHIALRQVLNRLGADRRDSALATEIVQGTLRWQRWLDEQINAKSRIPIARLDAVVRVTLRMAVYQLYKLRHCAPHAVVNDAVELVKGTQPRAASYVNGVLRALEREQQTPSPPRAARSRNAPGNPEELARRTSHPTWMVERWWSWLGPEATIALCESNNEPPPLTLRVNLLRSSVAEVMESVREAGGEGRPSPVIPGVLRVSGVDVSRLSTFRSGACSVQDESATLAAWTLQPEPGWEVLDLCAAPGGKSAHLAEWMKGTGRVTAVDIHPHKIPLIERTARRLGLPNVHPVCADGRDAPSLGIFDAALVDAPCSGLGVLRRRPELKWRRRPEDIQDLVKLQGELLAAAARALRPDGILVYATCTVCEAENDGVVEAFLAGPGGAAFDLEDPAALWPDPLGQMTLSTRFGRQILPFHFGGDGFYYARLRRKPSGAQRGIRRD, via the coding sequence GTGGGCGCGGGGAAGGCGCATCGAAACTGGGGAGGCTCTGGGGAAGTGAGCCCGGATGCCCGGGCGGCGAATCCTGTGCGAGACCCGCGGCGCCGGGTTTCGGGGAGGGCAGGGGCGGTATCACCCGCCCGGCGCGGCGCCTTTGAGGTCCTGCTCCTTGTCGAAGAGCGGCGGGCCTATAGCCACATCGCTTTAAGGCAGGTGTTAAACCGCCTGGGTGCGGACCGGCGGGACAGCGCCCTGGCTACGGAGATTGTTCAGGGCACGTTGCGGTGGCAGCGATGGCTAGATGAACAGATCAACGCCAAGTCCCGAATCCCCATTGCTCGCCTTGATGCCGTCGTCCGGGTCACGCTGCGAATGGCGGTTTATCAGTTATATAAACTGCGCCACTGTGCCCCTCACGCCGTGGTGAACGATGCGGTCGAATTGGTCAAAGGCACTCAGCCCCGGGCCGCGAGTTATGTGAACGGTGTGTTGCGAGCCCTGGAGCGTGAACAACAAACGCCTTCCCCACCCCGGGCCGCAAGATCCCGGAACGCTCCCGGGAACCCGGAAGAGCTGGCTCGGCGCACCTCCCATCCGACGTGGATGGTGGAACGCTGGTGGTCGTGGCTCGGCCCAGAAGCGACGATCGCCCTTTGTGAAAGCAACAACGAGCCGCCGCCTCTCACCCTTCGGGTGAACCTTCTGCGCTCATCCGTCGCTGAGGTTATGGAGTCGGTCAGGGAAGCAGGGGGGGAAGGGCGGCCGTCGCCGGTGATCCCCGGAGTCCTGCGAGTCAGCGGAGTCGACGTTTCCCGTCTGTCTACCTTTCGGTCCGGTGCTTGCAGCGTGCAGGATGAGAGCGCCACCCTCGCCGCCTGGACCTTGCAACCGGAACCGGGGTGGGAGGTCCTGGATCTTTGCGCCGCCCCGGGGGGAAAATCTGCCCATCTAGCCGAGTGGATGAAGGGCACCGGGCGGGTTACCGCAGTGGATATCCATCCTCATAAAATCCCTTTGATCGAGCGGACCGCCCGACGCCTGGGATTACCAAACGTTCATCCGGTTTGTGCCGATGGGAGAGATGCCCCGTCCCTTGGGATTTTTGACGCCGCCTTGGTGGATGCTCCCTGTAGCGGCCTCGGGGTGTTGCGACGGCGGCCGGAGTTAAAGTGGCGTCGGCGCCCCGAAGACATTCAGGACCTGGTCAAACTGCAGGGTGAGTTGCTGGCGGCCGCGGCCAGGGCCTTGCGGCCGGACGGAATATTGGTCTACGCGACCTGCACCGTCTGTGAAGCAGAAAATGATGGGGTCGTGGAGGCTTTTCTGGCAGGGCCCGGGGGAGCGGCCTTTGATCTCGAAGACCCGGCAGCCCTCTGGCCGGACCCCCTCGGCCAAATGACGCTTTCCACTCGGTTTGGTCGACAGATTCTTCCATTTCATTTTGGAGGGGACGGTTTCTATTATGCTCGACTCCGCCGAAAACCCTCGGGGGCTCAAAGGGGGATCCGCCGTGACTGA
- the rpe gene encoding ribulose-phosphate 3-epimerase: MRRSVMMAPSILSADFARLAEEVESVTRAGANWIHVDVMDGQFVPNITIGPPVVASLRRVTDLPLDVHLMIANPDRYIEDFARAGADRITVHVEACPHLHRTIQSIRATGAKPGVALNPATPPEMVRWVLEDVELVLVMTVNPGFGGQAFLPRTVEKIPLLREWAGDRDDLYVEVDGGIDPSTAPKAVKAGADVLVAGSAVFGRADRKKALGDILEAIAHI, encoded by the coding sequence ATGAGAAGATCGGTGATGATGGCGCCGTCGATCCTGTCGGCGGATTTTGCCCGATTAGCCGAAGAAGTGGAATCGGTGACCCGGGCGGGAGCGAATTGGATTCATGTGGACGTGATGGACGGGCAGTTTGTTCCAAATATTACGATCGGGCCGCCGGTGGTGGCGAGTCTCCGCAGGGTCACCGATTTGCCCTTGGATGTGCATTTGATGATTGCCAATCCGGATCGCTATATTGAGGATTTTGCCCGGGCCGGGGCGGACCGAATCACCGTCCATGTTGAAGCTTGTCCACATCTGCACCGAACGATCCAGAGTATCCGGGCGACAGGGGCGAAACCCGGGGTTGCTCTCAACCCGGCCACGCCGCCCGAAATGGTGCGCTGGGTGTTGGAGGATGTGGAGTTGGTTTTGGTCATGACGGTCAACCCCGGGTTCGGAGGACAGGCGTTTCTTCCTCGAACGGTGGAGAAAATCCCTCTTTTGCGAGAATGGGCAGGGGATCGGGACGACCTTTACGTCGAGGTGGATGGGGGGATCGATCCTTCAACCGCTCCCAAGGCGGTGAAGGCGGGGGCCGATGTGCTGGTGGCCGGCTCAGCGGTGTTTGGACGGGCGGACCGAAAAAAAGCGTTGGGCGATATCCTGGAGGCGATTGCACACATTTAG